From the genome of Streptomyces sp. NBC_00659, one region includes:
- a CDS encoding DEAD/DEAH box helicase, giving the protein MSGSTTETSLRLGFDETRTRVVLRTTDPYQQDLVQLAARFRTGGQLGPLTASVALDELLADLAVLGGWPHREGVEWAPELRNLVSGVVRDANTVKERLAGAQPQGEVTPGDVVNLLGDMWEASLGSLSEFQLRDIAKLLSLQHGANFSVPGAGKTRVALAVYAAQREQRRVSRVLVVCPKSAYESWRYETAVCFRYPLRTHVLDGSMDQWAEVLIVNYERLDRSLPTLASWLKAAPSMIILDEAHRMKLGARGTYGAACMALGPLAERRMILTGTPAPNGSKDLENLLGFVWPGHGQRTVVQAVAGGDLAHASSVLRPLFTRTTKHELGLPPVHLRMRYVDMPPLHNEIYSSLVGGMKGGTARDDLSSLGKTALRLLMAATSPALLLEGGTRYEPLAYQLPPLKIPQGSSLYSLMQNLPDYELSPKYKETVAIVAENAERGRKTLVWTTFVRSLTTLEQMLGKYSPAVVFGGTPDRDEQLRRFREDPSCTVLISNPATLGEGISLHHVCHDAVYVDRDFMAGRFLQSLDRIHRLGLAPGTDTRVTVLAARNTIDEVVAVRLEKKLEFMGKILDDPTVQQLADLQEEPSVAAGLAPGDIEALLRHMGRS; this is encoded by the coding sequence GTGAGTGGCAGTACGACCGAAACGTCCCTGCGTCTGGGATTTGACGAGACGCGTACGCGTGTCGTTCTGAGGACGACTGACCCGTATCAGCAGGATCTTGTCCAGCTGGCCGCCCGTTTTCGTACGGGCGGCCAGCTGGGCCCGCTCACCGCGTCGGTCGCCCTTGATGAACTGCTCGCTGATCTCGCTGTTCTTGGCGGCTGGCCGCATCGCGAGGGAGTGGAGTGGGCTCCTGAACTACGGAACCTTGTGTCTGGCGTTGTCAGGGATGCCAACACGGTTAAAGAGCGGCTAGCCGGCGCACAGCCGCAAGGTGAGGTCACCCCGGGCGATGTCGTCAACCTGCTGGGAGACATGTGGGAAGCCTCGCTCGGCTCGCTCAGCGAGTTCCAGCTGCGTGACATCGCGAAGCTGCTTTCTCTCCAACACGGGGCCAACTTCAGCGTTCCTGGGGCGGGCAAGACCCGCGTAGCTCTGGCAGTGTACGCAGCGCAGCGGGAACAGCGGCGCGTGAGCCGGGTACTGGTCGTCTGCCCCAAGTCGGCCTACGAGTCATGGCGCTATGAGACCGCAGTGTGCTTCCGCTATCCGCTGCGGACGCACGTCCTCGACGGGTCGATGGATCAGTGGGCAGAGGTACTGATCGTCAACTACGAGAGGCTGGACCGTTCGCTGCCCACGCTGGCCAGCTGGCTGAAGGCGGCTCCATCGATGATCATCCTGGACGAGGCTCACCGGATGAAGCTGGGCGCGCGAGGTACGTACGGTGCCGCGTGCATGGCGCTCGGACCGCTCGCCGAGCGGCGGATGATTCTCACCGGTACGCCGGCCCCGAACGGTTCGAAGGACCTGGAGAACCTTCTGGGCTTTGTCTGGCCGGGGCACGGGCAGCGGACCGTGGTTCAGGCCGTGGCAGGCGGGGACCTCGCTCATGCCAGCTCTGTTCTCCGGCCGCTGTTCACCCGGACGACGAAGCATGAACTCGGCCTCCCTCCGGTCCACCTCAGGATGCGGTACGTCGATATGCCGCCCCTCCACAACGAGATCTACAGCTCGTTGGTGGGAGGCATGAAGGGCGGGACCGCGAGGGACGATCTCAGCTCTCTGGGCAAGACCGCGCTGCGGCTGTTGATGGCGGCTACGAGCCCTGCTCTGCTCCTTGAGGGCGGCACCCGTTATGAGCCGCTGGCGTATCAGCTGCCGCCACTGAAAATCCCGCAGGGCAGCTCTCTCTATTCGCTCATGCAGAATCTGCCGGACTACGAGCTGTCGCCTAAGTACAAGGAAACGGTGGCGATCGTCGCCGAGAATGCGGAGCGGGGCCGTAAGACGCTGGTTTGGACAACTTTCGTCCGAAGCCTGACGACACTGGAGCAAATGCTGGGGAAGTACAGTCCTGCGGTCGTTTTCGGCGGTACGCCCGACAGGGATGAGCAGCTGAGGCGCTTCCGTGAAGATCCGAGCTGCACGGTGCTGATCTCAAACCCGGCGACCCTGGGGGAGGGCATCAGCCTGCACCACGTATGCCACGACGCTGTGTATGTGGACCGCGACTTCATGGCAGGCCGGTTCCTTCAGAGCCTTGACCGGATCCATCGCCTTGGCCTCGCACCAGGCACGGACACTCGGGTCACCGTGCTGGCTGCCCGGAACACCATCGATGAGGTGGTCGCAGTGCGCCTCGAAAAGAAGTTGGAGTTTATGGGGAAGATCCTCGATGACCCCACTGTGCAGCAGCTCGCTGACCTGCAAGAAGAACCATCGGTCGCGGCAGGCCTGGCGCCGGGTGACATTGAGGCGCTGCTGCGACACATGGGCCGCAGCTAG
- a CDS encoding ATP-binding protein, with product MSGYKVTESRLRSVLPFEAAPAEVHLLRRATVKQLSRWGTPVAVDEAELLVAELATNVVKHVGKGASATLILEWTGERLRLEVHDKSPVVPSLRTAGCDQECGRGLHLLASLAIEWGTVLTAAGKAVWCEIGPSADRARLRVERAVEALERYQGMGGGLHPGGKAWRSRLEESAIELISDLLHWTADRGHDPDELLDRAQMYYEADAAAT from the coding sequence ATGTCCGGCTACAAAGTCACCGAATCGCGACTCCGTAGTGTTCTGCCTTTCGAGGCGGCGCCGGCGGAAGTGCACTTGCTGCGGAGAGCCACTGTCAAGCAGTTGAGCCGATGGGGGACACCTGTCGCCGTCGATGAGGCGGAGCTGCTGGTCGCGGAGTTGGCCACTAACGTTGTCAAGCATGTCGGGAAGGGTGCATCCGCGACCTTGATCCTTGAGTGGACAGGTGAGCGGCTGAGGCTCGAAGTGCACGACAAGAGTCCGGTCGTGCCATCGCTCAGAACTGCGGGCTGCGATCAGGAGTGCGGCCGTGGCCTGCACTTGCTTGCCTCGCTGGCTATTGAATGGGGCACTGTACTGACGGCGGCCGGCAAAGCGGTCTGGTGCGAGATCGGGCCCAGTGCGGATCGCGCACGCCTGCGCGTTGAGCGAGCGGTCGAAGCCCTTGAGCGCTACCAGGGGATGGGCGGGGGGCTTCATCCGGGAGGGAAAGCGTGGAGGAGCAGACTCGAAGAGTCCGCAATCGAGCTCATCTCTGATCTCCTGCACTGGACTGCGGACCGAGGCCATGATCCGGACGAACTCCTCGACCGCGCCCAGATGTACTACGAGGCGGACGCTGCGGCAACCTAA
- a CDS encoding helix-turn-helix domain-containing protein, which produces MPERTTTRRRQLGAMMRKLRTRKGLTLEEAGQVVGVSKATVSRYETQAGPVKWIVVDALCREYGASDAERLAVVGLAKDAKQQGWWSSFADSIPESMNLLLTLEDEAVRESHFSCVYVPGLLQTRAYSTALQKANEVPLEPAEIERLVDIRMRRQEILARSKPLQLWAILDESVIRRVVGSPQAMREQLDRLLEASESRHITLQVLPFSKGAHAAALGSFVIIGGVEPALDVTYVDFHTGSLFLEKDEELERYRLAFEYLRAQALDMEASSAMIHRARKEL; this is translated from the coding sequence ATGCCCGAACGGACCACAACCCGCCGCCGTCAACTAGGCGCGATGATGCGCAAGTTGCGCACACGTAAGGGCCTGACCCTCGAAGAGGCCGGACAGGTTGTCGGCGTATCCAAGGCGACGGTGAGCCGATATGAAACTCAGGCCGGGCCAGTCAAGTGGATCGTTGTCGACGCTCTGTGCCGCGAGTACGGAGCAAGTGACGCTGAGCGTCTAGCCGTTGTCGGACTAGCCAAGGACGCCAAGCAGCAAGGCTGGTGGAGTTCCTTCGCCGACTCGATCCCTGAGAGCATGAATCTGCTGCTCACGCTTGAGGACGAGGCCGTACGCGAGAGTCACTTTTCCTGCGTCTACGTTCCCGGCCTCCTGCAGACACGCGCGTACAGCACCGCGCTGCAGAAGGCGAACGAAGTACCCCTGGAGCCAGCCGAGATCGAGCGGCTGGTCGATATCCGCATGAGACGGCAGGAGATCCTCGCCCGGTCGAAGCCGTTGCAGCTGTGGGCGATCCTCGACGAGTCCGTTATCCGCCGGGTAGTCGGGTCGCCGCAGGCCATGAGGGAGCAGCTCGACCGCCTGCTCGAAGCGAGCGAGTCACGGCACATAACGCTTCAAGTGCTGCCCTTCTCGAAGGGAGCTCATGCCGCCGCGCTCGGGAGCTTTGTGATCATCGGTGGCGTCGAACCGGCACTCGACGTCACGTATGTGGACTTCCATACAGGTTCCCTGTTCCTGGAAAAGGACGAGGAACTGGAGCGATACAGACTTGCGTTCGAGTACCTGCGCGCGCAAGCGTTGGACATGGAGGCGTCCTCCGCCATGATCCATCGCGCCCGCAAGGAGTTGTGA
- a CDS encoding DUF397 domain-containing protein: protein MPVGLQPVSEPAWFKSSYSGGNTTECVEASFTPSGVLVRDSKHTGGPIVAVSTAVWQAFIGHLPERGATEPAK, encoded by the coding sequence ATGCCCGTCGGCCTCCAGCCCGTTTCCGAGCCTGCCTGGTTCAAGTCGTCGTACAGCGGCGGTAACACGACCGAGTGCGTGGAAGCGTCTTTCACGCCGAGCGGTGTCCTCGTACGGGACTCCAAACACACGGGTGGCCCCATCGTCGCGGTATCAACCGCCGTATGGCAGGCCTTCATAGGCCACCTGCCCGAACGAGGGGCAACGGAACCAGCGAAGTGA
- a CDS encoding GlxA family transcriptional regulator produces the protein MHTVAVLALDQVIPFDLAAPIDTFGWARLPDGRPAYRTRVCSVTADAEVSAGAFTLRAPYGLEALAEADTIVLPGVADPSAPLPPGVAEALRAAAANGTRIASICVGAFVLAATGLLDGLRATTHWVAAGELAARHPAVTVDPNVLYVDNGQFLTSAGASAALDMCLHMVRKDHGSAVAAHAARMSVMPLEREGGQAQFIVHTQPPVPAGTTMEPLLDWLEENADRELTLEDIAVHAGMSTRTLNRRFREQTGTTPLQWLHRARVRRAQYLLETTTYPVERIASQAGFGSPTAFRDRFKRVVGTSPYAYRRAFRGSEEPAS, from the coding sequence ATGCACACCGTGGCCGTACTGGCACTCGACCAGGTCATCCCGTTCGATCTCGCAGCCCCGATCGACACCTTCGGCTGGGCCCGGCTGCCCGACGGCCGCCCGGCCTACCGGACCCGGGTGTGCTCGGTCACGGCGGACGCGGAGGTGAGCGCGGGAGCGTTCACGCTGCGCGCCCCGTACGGCCTGGAGGCGCTGGCCGAGGCGGACACGATCGTCCTACCCGGCGTCGCCGACCCGTCCGCACCGCTCCCCCCGGGTGTCGCGGAGGCACTGCGGGCGGCGGCCGCGAACGGCACCCGGATCGCCTCGATCTGCGTCGGCGCCTTCGTCCTCGCCGCCACCGGCCTGCTGGACGGACTGCGCGCGACCACGCACTGGGTCGCGGCCGGGGAGCTGGCGGCCAGGCATCCGGCGGTGACCGTGGACCCGAACGTGCTCTACGTCGACAACGGCCAGTTCCTGACCTCGGCGGGCGCGTCGGCGGCGCTGGACATGTGCCTGCACATGGTCCGCAAGGACCACGGTTCGGCGGTCGCCGCACATGCCGCCCGGATGTCCGTGATGCCGCTCGAACGGGAGGGCGGCCAGGCCCAGTTCATCGTCCACACCCAGCCGCCGGTACCGGCGGGCACGACCATGGAGCCGCTGCTCGACTGGCTGGAGGAGAACGCCGACCGGGAGCTGACCCTGGAGGACATCGCGGTCCACGCCGGCATGAGCACCCGCACCCTCAACCGCCGCTTCCGTGAACAGACGGGCACGACACCGCTCCAGTGGCTGCACCGAGCCCGGGTACGCCGTGCCCAGTACCTCCTGGAGACGACCACGTACCCGGTCGAACGCATCGCGTCCCAGGCGGGCTTCGGCTCCCCGACGGCTTTCCGGGACCGCTTCAAACGGGTGGTGGGGACGAGCCCGTACGCGTATCGGCGGGCGTTTCGGGGGTCGGAGGAGCCAGCCTCCTGA
- a CDS encoding levansucrase, whose translation MDANQQQSAPGTYLTFLERQLTADGCATRWEDWAGVPVLVGRRAEFRLRWMATKLHLFTVAAAVPEITVQTVSGFTDQVMKYAKDTKGGLPVGFQNGIGAFPLLVSDRVDPAAVQWAEAQQRVKFACMTRPVVVDSSRQYVGMYRGKPVLGRVYASYFNEKGSRYFYGR comes from the coding sequence ATGGACGCGAACCAGCAGCAATCCGCACCGGGCACCTACCTGACCTTCCTGGAGCGGCAGCTGACCGCCGACGGATGCGCCACGCGGTGGGAGGACTGGGCCGGGGTGCCCGTGCTCGTGGGGCGGCGGGCCGAGTTCCGGTTGCGCTGGATGGCGACGAAGCTGCATCTGTTCACGGTGGCCGCGGCCGTCCCGGAGATAACCGTGCAGACCGTCTCCGGCTTCACCGACCAGGTGATGAAGTACGCCAAGGACACCAAGGGCGGTCTGCCCGTCGGCTTCCAGAACGGCATCGGCGCCTTCCCGCTGCTGGTCAGCGACCGGGTCGATCCGGCCGCCGTGCAGTGGGCGGAGGCCCAGCAACGGGTCAAGTTCGCCTGTATGACCCGGCCCGTCGTGGTCGACAGTTCGCGTCAGTACGTGGGGATGTACCGCGGCAAGCCGGTGCTCGGGCGCGTCTACGCCTCGTACTTCAACGAGAAGGGCTCGCGGTACTTCTACGGCCGGTGA
- a CDS encoding DUF445 domain-containing protein, with protein sequence MGRTNSGEGDGTKRHARPGDTENAAEAVNTGEAAAKAAGATEAGDAPDDGESAAAAKAAEATGAAKAAGAETDRRSAVPPGRAMNTFSPADEEKRRGVRRMKATATGLLLFVALVYVLAKWASGEGAGAWAGYVAAAAEAGMVGALADWFAVTALFRHPLGLPIPHTAIIPKKKDQLGVSLGEFVGENFLSEDVVRQRLRAVGIGSRLGTWLADPEHADRVTAELAAALRGALTVLRDSDVQAVVGEAITRRADAQEIAPGIGKMLEKIVVDGGHKRFVDLVVSRAHDWLVFHDSQVMDAVQGGAPGWTPRFVDKKVGERVYKELLRFVTEMRDSPTHPARGALDRFLTDFASDLQSDTDTRARVERLKGEVLGRGEVQDLIASAWTAVRSMIVSAAEDERSELRLRVRASLLSLGARMATEPKLQAKVDSWVEGAAVYVVTTYRKEITSLITDTVAGWDAEHTTRKIEANIGRDLQFIRINGTVVGSLAGLLIYVVSRALGA encoded by the coding sequence ATGGGACGCACGAATTCGGGTGAAGGGGACGGCACGAAGCGGCATGCCCGTCCCGGCGACACCGAGAACGCCGCCGAGGCTGTGAACACCGGAGAGGCTGCCGCGAAGGCCGCCGGCGCCACGGAGGCGGGGGACGCGCCGGACGACGGTGAGTCTGCCGCTGCCGCGAAGGCCGCAGAGGCGACCGGTGCCGCGAAGGCCGCCGGAGCCGAGACCGACCGGAGGTCCGCCGTGCCGCCGGGCCGGGCGATGAACACGTTCAGCCCCGCCGACGAGGAGAAGCGCCGAGGGGTGCGCCGGATGAAGGCGACCGCCACCGGCCTGCTGCTCTTCGTCGCCCTCGTCTACGTCCTGGCGAAATGGGCCTCCGGCGAAGGCGCGGGCGCCTGGGCCGGCTATGTCGCGGCGGCCGCCGAGGCGGGCATGGTCGGCGCGCTGGCCGACTGGTTCGCGGTCACGGCTCTCTTCCGGCACCCGCTCGGCCTGCCCATCCCGCACACCGCGATCATCCCCAAGAAGAAGGATCAGCTGGGCGTCTCGCTGGGCGAGTTCGTCGGCGAGAACTTCCTCTCCGAGGACGTCGTCCGCCAGCGGCTGCGCGCGGTGGGCATCGGCAGCAGACTGGGCACCTGGCTCGCCGATCCCGAACACGCGGACCGGGTCACGGCCGAACTGGCCGCCGCGCTCAGAGGCGCGCTGACCGTGCTGCGCGACTCCGACGTCCAGGCCGTCGTCGGGGAGGCGATCACCCGCCGCGCAGACGCCCAGGAGATCGCGCCCGGCATAGGGAAGATGCTGGAGAAGATCGTCGTGGACGGCGGCCACAAGCGGTTCGTCGACCTGGTGGTCTCCCGTGCGCACGACTGGCTGGTGTTCCACGACTCCCAGGTTATGGACGCCGTCCAGGGCGGCGCACCCGGCTGGACCCCCCGGTTCGTCGACAAGAAGGTCGGCGAGCGGGTCTACAAGGAGCTGCTCCGCTTCGTCACCGAGATGCGCGACTCCCCGACCCACCCGGCCCGCGGCGCCCTCGACCGCTTCCTCACCGACTTCGCCTCCGATCTGCAGTCCGACACCGACACCCGCGCGCGCGTGGAGCGACTCAAGGGCGAGGTGCTGGGCCGCGGCGAGGTCCAGGACCTGATCGCCTCCGCCTGGACGGCCGTACGGTCGATGATCGTGTCCGCGGCCGAGGACGAGCGCAGTGAGCTGCGGCTGCGCGTGCGGGCCTCCCTGCTGTCCCTCGGCGCCCGGATGGCCACCGAACCCAAGCTCCAGGCCAAGGTAGACAGTTGGGTGGAGGGCGCCGCGGTGTACGTCGTGACGACGTACCGCAAGGAGATCACCTCGCTCATCACGGACACGGTCGCGGGCTGGGACGCCGAGCACACGACCAGGAAGATCGAGGCGAACATCGGCCGTGACCTGCAGTTCATCCGGATCAACGGCACGGTGGTCGGCTCACTGGCCGGACTGCTGATCTACGTGGTGTCACGGGCACTGGGGGCGTAA
- a CDS encoding SGNH/GDSL hydrolase family protein, whose protein sequence is MTKRHGYALLTAILALVMVLSAAIYIGVAADDGSEAKAAVASGRTSYDAAPASTGTWVGAWSASPVGAEPGTEPDGLAGRSVRNVVHTAAGGTGARVTLSNLYGQQPLVVAHATIAVAATANNAAATADTMRRLTFGGATTVVIPAGQQVMSDAVRVRIPHGVDILVTTYSPTPSGPVTYHPHARQISYVADGDRTEDVSAAPYTEQSPYWRYLTALDVLSDDATGTVVVLGDSLTDGITSTVGANRRWTDVLSERLSASAESGDTPRYSVVNQGISGNRVLAAGLGRPAESPSGLSRFRRDVLDRTNVKAVVIDLGVNDILRNPAQVDPNTVTDGLRTLVRQAHARGLRVIGATLMPFQGHRGYTDARDAVRQAINAEIRAGKVYDAVVDFDAALRDPHNPRRLRPDYESGDHLHPSDKGFRRMAEVFDLKELKGSVPAEL, encoded by the coding sequence ATGACCAAGCGTCACGGTTATGCCCTGCTCACCGCGATCCTCGCCCTGGTCATGGTCCTTTCCGCCGCCATCTACATCGGTGTCGCGGCGGACGACGGCAGCGAGGCCAAGGCGGCCGTCGCCAGTGGCCGCACGTCGTACGACGCCGCCCCCGCCTCCACCGGCACCTGGGTCGGCGCCTGGTCCGCCTCCCCGGTCGGAGCCGAGCCCGGCACGGAGCCCGACGGACTGGCGGGCCGCTCCGTGCGCAACGTCGTGCACACGGCCGCCGGGGGTACGGGTGCCCGCGTCACGTTGTCCAATCTCTACGGGCAGCAGCCGCTGGTCGTCGCGCACGCCACGATCGCCGTCGCCGCGACCGCGAACAACGCCGCCGCCACGGCCGACACCATGCGCCGCCTCACGTTCGGCGGCGCCACGACCGTCGTGATCCCGGCCGGCCAGCAGGTGATGAGCGACGCCGTACGCGTGCGCATCCCGCACGGCGTGGACATCCTCGTCACGACGTACTCGCCGACCCCGTCCGGCCCGGTCACCTACCACCCGCACGCCCGGCAGATCTCGTACGTGGCCGACGGCGACCGCACGGAGGACGTGAGCGCCGCCCCGTACACCGAACAGAGCCCGTACTGGCGCTACCTGACCGCACTCGACGTGCTCAGCGACGACGCCACGGGCACCGTCGTCGTCCTCGGCGACTCGCTCACCGACGGCATCACCTCCACCGTGGGAGCCAACCGGCGCTGGACGGACGTCCTTTCGGAGCGGCTGAGCGCCTCGGCCGAATCCGGTGACACACCCCGCTACAGCGTCGTCAACCAGGGCATCAGCGGGAACCGGGTCCTCGCCGCCGGACTCGGCCGGCCGGCCGAGAGCCCCAGCGGGCTGAGCCGGTTCCGCCGTGACGTGCTCGACCGCACGAACGTCAAGGCCGTCGTCATCGACCTCGGCGTCAACGACATCCTGCGCAACCCTGCCCAGGTCGATCCGAACACCGTGACCGACGGCCTGCGGACCCTGGTGCGGCAGGCGCACGCCCGCGGACTGCGGGTCATCGGCGCCACGCTGATGCCCTTCCAGGGGCACCGCGGCTACACCGACGCGCGGGATGCCGTACGCCAGGCCATCAACGCGGAGATCCGGGCCGGGAAGGTGTACGACGCCGTCGTCGACTTCGACGCGGCGCTGCGGGACCCGCACAACCCGCGCCGGCTGCGACCCGACTACGAATCGGGCGATCATCTGCACCCCAGCGACAAGGGGTTCCGGCGGATGGCCGAGGTGTTCGACCTGAAGGAGCTGAAGGGATCGGTCCCGGCGGAACTCTGA
- a CDS encoding DUF1707 SHOCT-like domain-containing protein → MTDELPELRASDADRERVAEQLRDALAEGRLDMEEFEERLEATYAARTYGELTPITRDLPGAVGTARVSMVKQPLDDGSWGSRIVGGEGSSSWGVAVLSGFERKGRWTVPKRFNCFAFMGGGEIDLREANFADREVVINCVAVMGGLNVMVPPGVEVVVRGIGVMGGFDHREEGRPGDPGAPRVVVTGFAFWGGVGVERKLTRAERQRLKEERRQEKLERREARKELDGSRDDGLGDMFDALDEARDLIRERHEERRDRHEERRLRHEERRERHRERREHRHWRRDGDY, encoded by the coding sequence ATGACCGACGAACTCCCGGAGCTGCGTGCCTCCGACGCCGATCGTGAACGAGTCGCCGAACAGCTGAGGGACGCCCTCGCGGAGGGCCGTCTCGACATGGAGGAGTTCGAGGAGCGGTTGGAGGCGACGTACGCGGCCCGTACCTACGGGGAGTTGACGCCGATCACCCGCGATCTGCCGGGCGCGGTGGGGACGGCTCGGGTCTCCATGGTCAAGCAGCCTCTGGATGACGGCAGTTGGGGCTCTCGTATCGTCGGCGGCGAGGGCTCGTCCTCGTGGGGTGTGGCGGTTCTGTCGGGCTTCGAGCGCAAGGGCCGCTGGACGGTGCCCAAGCGCTTCAACTGCTTCGCTTTCATGGGCGGCGGCGAGATCGACCTGCGCGAGGCGAACTTCGCGGACCGTGAGGTCGTCATCAACTGTGTCGCGGTGATGGGCGGGTTGAACGTCATGGTGCCGCCGGGTGTCGAGGTCGTGGTCCGTGGCATCGGCGTCATGGGCGGCTTCGACCACCGCGAGGAGGGCCGGCCGGGCGATCCCGGCGCACCCCGGGTCGTCGTCACGGGCTTCGCCTTCTGGGGCGGTGTCGGCGTGGAGCGCAAGCTCACCCGTGCCGAGCGTCAGCGTCTCAAGGAGGAGCGCCGGCAGGAGAAGCTGGAGCGCCGGGAGGCCCGCAAGGAGCTCGACGGGTCGCGGGACGACGGTCTCGGTGACATGTTCGACGCGCTCGACGAGGCCCGCGACCTGATACGCGAGCGCCACGAGGAGCGCCGTGATCGTCATGAGGAGCGCCGCCTGCGCCACGAGGAGCGCCGGGAGCGGCACCGCGAGCGCCGGGAGCACCGCCACTGGCGGCGCGACGGCGATTACTGA
- a CDS encoding ABC transporter ATP-binding protein has product MGVAIAADRESAGPGGEPGPGAGFIELDGVEKVFEVRRKTGFLRGERRQVRAVDSISFTVGRGEMVGYIGPNGAGKSTTIKMLTGILTPSAGRLRVAGLDPSRERTRVARRIGVVFGQRTTLWWDLPLIDSYRLMHRMYRVPDARFRENLDRCVELLELGALLDVPVRQLSLGQRMRGDIAAALLHDPEVLYLDEPTIGLDVVSKVRVREFLRDLNAERGTTVLLTTHDLTDIEQLCRRVMVIDHGRLMYDGALSGLHAVGESERTLVVDLERELPPIELESARVVKVEGPRQWLAFPAGMSAAPLVARIAAEYPLVDLSVREPDIEAVISRMYAGRTVP; this is encoded by the coding sequence ATGGGTGTGGCCATCGCCGCAGACAGGGAATCGGCCGGTCCGGGCGGGGAACCGGGCCCGGGGGCCGGCTTCATCGAGCTGGACGGGGTCGAGAAGGTCTTCGAGGTGCGCAGGAAGACGGGGTTCCTGCGCGGTGAGCGGCGCCAGGTGCGGGCCGTCGACTCGATCTCGTTCACGGTCGGGCGCGGGGAGATGGTCGGCTACATCGGCCCGAACGGCGCCGGCAAGTCGACCACGATCAAGATGCTCACCGGCATCCTCACCCCGTCCGCCGGCCGGCTGCGGGTCGCCGGTCTGGACCCGTCCCGCGAGCGCACCCGTGTCGCGCGCCGGATCGGGGTCGTGTTCGGGCAGCGTACGACGCTGTGGTGGGATCTCCCGCTGATCGATTCGTACCGGCTCATGCACCGGATGTACCGGGTGCCGGACGCGCGGTTCCGGGAGAACCTCGACCGCTGTGTCGAACTCCTGGAGCTCGGGGCCCTGTTGGACGTGCCCGTGCGGCAGTTGTCGCTGGGGCAGCGGATGCGCGGCGACATCGCGGCGGCCCTGTTGCACGACCCCGAGGTGCTCTATCTCGACGAGCCGACGATCGGGCTCGACGTGGTCAGCAAGGTGCGGGTCCGGGAGTTCCTGCGGGATCTGAACGCCGAACGCGGTACGACCGTCCTGCTCACCACGCACGACCTCACCGACATCGAGCAGTTGTGCCGACGGGTGATGGTCATCGACCACGGGCGGCTGATGTACGACGGCGCTCTGAGCGGGCTGCACGCGGTGGGGGAGAGCGAGCGGACCCTGGTCGTGGACCTGGAGCGGGAACTGCCCCCGATCGAGCTGGAGTCGGCGCGGGTGGTGAAGGTGGAGGGGCCGCGTCAGTGGCTGGCGTTCCCCGCCGGCATGTCGGCGGCTCCGCTGGTGGCCCGGATCGCGGCGGAATATCCGCTGGTGGACCTTTCGGTACGGGAGCCGGACATCGAGGCGGTCATCAGCCGTATGTACGCCGGGAGGACGGTGCCGTAG
- a CDS encoding ABC transporter permease, with protein MDFEPFERLGAYERLRDGLRAYRLITAMWVRSTMAYRASFAMTALGNFAATALDFVAILLMFSRVDRLGGYSLPEVALLYGVSGVAFGFADLALGSMDRLGRRVRDGTLDTLLVRPVPVLAQVAADRFALRRLGRITQGLLVLGYALAVLDIHWTPLKVLMMPVMLLSGAAIFSAVFVAGGAFQFVAQDASEVQNSFTYGGNTLLQYPPTVFAKDMLRGVTFVLPLAFVNWLPALYVLGRPYPLDLPTWVAFASPVVAALCCALAGLAWRAGLRAYRSTGS; from the coding sequence GTGGACTTCGAGCCGTTCGAACGGCTCGGGGCGTACGAGCGGCTGCGGGACGGGCTGCGCGCGTACCGGCTGATCACCGCGATGTGGGTGCGCTCGACGATGGCCTACCGGGCGTCCTTCGCGATGACCGCCCTCGGGAACTTCGCCGCGACCGCCCTCGACTTCGTGGCGATCCTCCTGATGTTCTCCCGGGTGGACCGGCTGGGCGGCTACAGCCTGCCCGAGGTCGCCCTGCTCTACGGGGTGTCCGGTGTCGCGTTCGGGTTCGCGGACCTCGCGCTCGGCTCGATGGACAGGCTGGGGCGCCGGGTGCGCGACGGCACGCTGGACACCCTGCTGGTGCGTCCCGTGCCGGTGCTCGCGCAGGTCGCCGCGGACCGTTTCGCGCTGCGCCGGCTCGGCCGGATCACCCAGGGACTGCTCGTCCTCGGGTACGCCCTCGCCGTCCTCGACATCCACTGGACGCCGCTCAAGGTGCTGATGATGCCGGTGATGCTGCTCAGCGGCGCGGCGATCTTCTCGGCGGTGTTCGTGGCGGGCGGGGCGTTCCAGTTCGTCGCGCAGGACGCCTCCGAGGTGCAGAACTCCTTCACGTACGGCGGCAATACGCTGCTGCAGTACCCGCCGACCGTCTTCGCCAAGGACATGCTGCGCGGGGTGACGTTCGTTCTCCCGCTCGCCTTCGTCAACTGGCTGCCCGCGCTGTACGTGCTGGGGCGGCCCTATCCGCTCGACCTGCCGACGTGGGTCGCGTTCGCGTCACCGGTCGTGGCGGCGCTGTGCTGCGCGCTGGCCGGGCTCGCCTGGCGCGCGGGGCTGCGCGCCTACCGGAGTACGGGAAGTTAG